One window of Medicago truncatula cultivar Jemalong A17 chromosome 2, MtrunA17r5.0-ANR, whole genome shotgun sequence genomic DNA carries:
- the LOC112419155 gene encoding protein FAR1-RELATED SEQUENCE 7 translates to MVVGTILDCIITDGDLAMKDSITKIFPAAHHRLCAWHLLKNASTKIGIPDFMPYLKKCMLADIEVNKFEELWSEMVQKFGLQDNTWINEMYEKKKMWATAHIRGSFFAGIRTTCCCEALHSHIKQYVHSRINMTDFVQQFHKCLTYFRFREIKSDFLSKYGQPMMQTSLRSLEKSAEIQFTKEIFVMFRSIMKRSMLLKMTECHEMSTWYIFTVSKYCGDGSVWRVACCQEPIDLKCSCFRMESIGLPCHHILSVLLYLDFDDLPKCLVMPRWSKFACISHINVGQTQSPISTEDEIQEHEDSYNSENDYDMSSQE, encoded by the exons ATGGTTGTTGGAACAATTCTTGATTGCATTATAACTGATGGTGACCTTGCAATGAAAGATTCCATTACAAAAATATTCCCTGCAGCCCATCACAGATTGTGTGCTTGGCATCTGTTAAAGAATGCATCAACCAAGATTGGGATTCCCGATTTTATGCCTTATCTTAAAAAATGCATGCTGGCTGACATTGAGGTTAATAAATTTGAAGAGTTGTGGTCTGAGATGGTTCAAAAGTTTGGGTTACAAGACAACACTTGGATCAATGAAATGtatgaaaagaagaagatgtgGGCGACTGCCCACATTAGAGGAAGTTTCTTTGCTGGTATAAGAACCACATGTTGTTGTGAGGCACTCCATAGCCACATCAAACAATATGTGCATTCTCGGATAAATATGACTGATTTTGTTCAACAATTTCATAAATGTCTTACATATTTTCGGTTTAGGGAAATTAAATCTGATTTCCTATCAAAATATGGTCAACCAATGATGCAAACTAGTTTGCGATCACTGGAGAAATCGGCAGAAATTCAGTTCACAAAGGAGATATTTGTCATGTTTCGGTCTATTATGAAAAGATCAATGCTTCTTAAAATGACAGAATGCCACGAAATGTCTACGTGGTATATTTTCACAGTTTCAAAATATTGTGGTGATGGTAGTGTTTGGCGTGTAGCATGCTGTCAAGAACCAATTGATCTGAAATGCTCATGTTTTAGAATGGAATCAATTGGATTGCCATGTCATCATATTCTATCTGTGCTATTGTATCTTGATTTTGATGATCTTCCAAAGTGCTTGGTTATGCCTAGGTGGTCCAAGTTTGCTTGCATCAGTCACATCAATGTTGGGCAGACACAATCTCCAATTTCAACTGAAGATGAAATTCAGGAACACGAGGATTCGTACAACTCTGAGAATGATTAT GACATGTCGAGTCAAGAATGA